The Lytechinus pictus isolate F3 Inbred chromosome 8, Lp3.0, whole genome shotgun sequence nucleotide sequence atttctaatttaaatatttatgtaaattatactGTGATCCAAAGTTAAGCTAAGGCAAAATAGCCCAGATATTAAACAGTGTACAACCAGACTCCTTCGGTTTAAGTTCTCTTCATTTTGCGTCTGCTTCATTCCCCTTCAGTTTGATGATTTAGaacttaatttattttcaactccaaacatataattttcttcaaccctacaatataaaaaaaaattagattttcaacTTTTGCTCACTTGTTTCACTATCTCGTAGCACATAGTAAAATACGTTTCCTTTCAAGCTTCCCGGTATATAGGCTCTTATAATTCAAACTGGGTAGAAGTGAATTTACAGCACAAAGCGCATATAGCTGCATCGTACtgtaatacccccccccccccacacacacacaccctcgaGCCGATATTGGTTGCAGCATTATTATACGCGTGATAAGATTTCTCTGAACTATTATAGTCGCCATAAAATCAAAATGGGGCAAACCGTTCTCATAAGGAGGAAAGCTGTCTGGATGGGTGGGATCGCTCCTGAAGTaatataagaaaataagaaataggaaaagaaaacgaaaaggattattaaaaaaaaaaaaaaaaaaaaactgtcgaTCGTGTAAATCCATATATAGCTTATGTattgaactgaaaaaaaaaaaaaaaaactgatgtcACGTTTGGGCCGTTTGCCGCTTAAAAATACACTTAATAGCTTATAACGCCTCCAAAGTCAACATAGATGTAGGCCGAGGGGGAATCCCCGACAATGACGTATTACGCCAGATACGTCGCTACTTTCAATAAAAGAATATTCTAGAATATCGGAAGTGACATATTAATGACAGGAGGAAAAACTCACTCGCGGAAGTAACCAAAACAATGAATAGCGATCTGCGGTCTGACACCGTTTCAGCAACCTTCGAAAATATCTGAACTTTTATTATCAGGGCATTGCTTACCACGAAATATAGCATATTAACAAAGGCAAATGGCTTCAGAACAAGGACCAGTTATTGGGATCCATCTTGGAACTTCATGTTCTTGTGTTGGAGTCTTTCAGAGTGGGACGGTGGAGATCATTTCCAGTAACCAGGGAAACAGAACCACGCCCAGTTATGTTGCGTTCACGGATACAGAGATAGTGATCGGAGAAGCAGCCAAGAATCAGATGGCTTGGTAAGTTTGTGGTGCCATCGGGTATACGTTTGTACTAACATCTAGACTTAGAGGTACATTCGTGCCCTTGGGTGGATTATTCATTGAAGATCCCTTCTCAGAAAAAGGCATAGCTTTATTTTTCTCGACAGAATTTCGGGTCACTGCAACAATAACACTAGACTATTTGATAAACTGCCGATGTAATAAAACAAAGTTCCATttgacattacatgtatgtgaacaaTAATAAAACTAAGTGATTTTGGGTACAAATTATAAGACCAAATTAATAGCAGACCGATTGGAAAGGTCTTGCCATGATGGTGTATAATCTCTTATCTCTATAGTTGGACCATTGTTAATAACCGAGATAAACAAGTGTTACGGCAATAGGCctgtgcatgattttttttttcttttatttctctgtTCAGGAACCCAGAGAATACAATATTCGATATCAAGCGTCTGATTGGTCGGCAGTTTGACGACAATGATTTACAGTCTGACATGAAACACTGGCCATTCAAGGTCGTAGAAAAGGCTGGAAAACCAATGCTGGAGGTGGAATATCTTGGACAATCCAAGACACTTTCACCTGAAGAAGTTTCTTCCGTTTTGCTTGCAAATCTGAAGGAGACAGCAGAAGCCTACCTTCACCAGAAGGTCAGTGATGCCGTCATCACTGTTCCTACTTGCTTCAGCGATTCTCAGCGAATTGCTACCAAGAATGCATGCAAAATGGCTGGCTTGAACGTGCTCAGGCTCCTCAACGAGCCAACGGCTGCCGCCCTTGCCTACGGACTCGAGGAGATCTCTGACGGTCAAGAGATGCGCGTCCTTGTCTTCCATCTAGATCAAAGTGAAGTTGGTGCCTCACTCCTTCTTATTGAAGATGGGATATTCGAGGTCGTGTCGTCAGAAAGAGATTCGCATTTCGGCGGAGAGGACTTCGATAGAAGAATCGTCGACCATCTTGCCAATGAATTTCAGAAAACGAATGAACAAGACTTGAGTACGAACCACAGGGCATATCGACGCCTTCGTAACGCAGCGGAAGAAGCAGTAGATATATTGTCAAGAACCACGCAAGCTAGCATAGATATCGACTCACTTCATGGAGGCACCGACTTCTGCACTAGCTTAAGCAGAGTAATGTTCGAGGACTTGTGCTCAGATCTCTTTAAAACGTGTCTGCAAGTTGTCGATAGTATCCTGATGAAGGCGAAGATTGATAAGAAGGACATTGATAGAATAATCCCAGTTGGTAGATCAGTTCCAATTATCCATGGGACCCTTCAAGATTTCTTTGGCGGtaagaaaattgataaatcaATCAACCCAGAGGAAGTTGTGGCCTATGGAGCCGCGTTGCACGCAATCAATGTGTCTATGCTCAAAGACATTGTATGTTTCCACGGGATCCCTCTTTCCCTCGGTATCAAGACAGCAGATGGGGTAATGAAAACAATCATTGCTAGAAATACGTGGGTACCAACAAGATCCTCGAAGAGATTCAGCACCTATTTCTACAACCA carries:
- the LOC135155062 gene encoding heat shock 70 kDa protein IV-like, producing MASEQGPVIGIHLGTSCSCVGVFQSGTVEIISSNQGNRTTPSYVAFTDTEIVIGEAAKNQMAWNPENTIFDIKRLIGRQFDDNDLQSDMKHWPFKVVEKAGKPMLEVEYLGQSKTLSPEEVSSVLLANLKETAEAYLHQKVSDAVITVPTCFSDSQRIATKNACKMAGLNVLRLLNEPTAAALAYGLEEISDGQEMRVLVFHLDQSEVGASLLLIEDGIFEVVSSERDSHFGGEDFDRRIVDHLANEFQKTNEQDLSTNHRAYRRLRNAAEEAVDILSRTTQASIDIDSLHGGTDFCTSLSRVMFEDLCSDLFKTCLQVVDSILMKAKIDKKDIDRIIPVGRSVPIIHGTLQDFFGGKKIDKSINPEEVVAYGAALHAINVSMLKDIVCFHGIPLSLGIKTADGVMKTIIARNTWVPTRSSKRFSTYFYNQSEVSIQVFEGERALAKDNNRLGQFALSGIPPAPRGVPTIEVTFDIDANGILSVTAEDVMTGQSNGTTISNDRRLSKEDIERVLKDSGEFKADDIVLQRDIASHQNLLKGESSLGHKMLCWEGEK